The Rhodospirillaceae bacterium genome has a window encoding:
- a CDS encoding YicC/YloC family endoribonuclease: MTGFARSEGVALDGALSWSWEVRSVNGKGLDVRLRLPSGLEALEPAVRKGVAQHLTRGNINLTLSATYTDESSGYQVNEAFLDALIDLSARKVAAHENKVRVASIDGLLAVKGVVEAADQDLKSERDRAARSEALLSGLSSALSAVVDARAAEGAHLGALLNDQLDQIDALVVRATNLAAVQPAALKARLKAQVDALLEASPALSEERLTQEAALLAAKADIREELDRLVGHVAQGRDMLAKGGACGRRLEFLSQEFNREANTLCAKSSDSDLTNLGLELKAVIDQFREQIQNVE; the protein is encoded by the coding sequence ATGACCGGATTCGCGCGCAGCGAGGGTGTCGCCCTGGATGGCGCTTTGTCTTGGTCCTGGGAGGTCCGCAGCGTCAATGGTAAGGGGCTTGATGTCAGATTGCGTTTGCCATCCGGTCTTGAAGCTTTGGAGCCTGCCGTCCGCAAGGGCGTCGCCCAACATCTGACCCGTGGCAATATCAATCTCACGCTCTCGGCGACATATACGGATGAGTCCTCCGGTTATCAGGTTAATGAAGCTTTTCTGGATGCCCTGATTGACCTTTCTGCCCGTAAGGTTGCGGCGCATGAGAATAAAGTCCGTGTGGCTTCTATTGATGGGCTTTTGGCGGTGAAAGGTGTTGTTGAGGCCGCTGATCAGGATCTCAAGTCAGAGCGTGACCGTGCGGCGCGATCTGAGGCCCTGTTGTCAGGGTTGTCCAGCGCCTTGAGTGCCGTGGTGGACGCGCGGGCCGCGGAAGGAGCGCACTTGGGTGCACTGCTGAATGATCAACTTGACCAGATTGATGCTTTGGTCGTCCGGGCGACAAATCTTGCTGCGGTTCAGCCGGCTGCGCTGAAGGCGCGCCTCAAAGCCCAGGTGGATGCGCTCTTAGAAGCGTCCCCTGCATTATCTGAAGAACGCCTTACACAAGAAGCAGCGTTGTTGGCAGCGAAAGCAGACATCAGAGAAGAACTGGACCGCCTCGTCGGACATGTGGCCCAAGGGCGTGACATGCTGGCAAAAGGTGGCGCCTGTGGGCGCCGCTTGGAGTTTTTATCTCAAGAGTTCAATCGTGAAGCCAACACGTTGTGTGCTAAGTCGTCGGACTCTGATTTGACCAACCTCGGCCTGGAGTTAAAGGCTGTGATTGATCAATTTCGAGAGCAGATACAAAATGTTGAATAG